A genomic region of Raphanus sativus cultivar WK10039 chromosome 6, ASM80110v3, whole genome shotgun sequence contains the following coding sequences:
- the LOC108811256 gene encoding putative FBD-associated F-box protein At1g61330, which yields MSESPPNKIKRRIVELPEDFIVELPEHLVEYIISTCFPIQYVLQNRVVSKTFREAAIQSRDLDFGRIYSKRRSQSEVVRIIEDIFNQHKGSEINRFVLILNHLGFEKKVLSWVKTCLRKNIQDLTLDFSKSKKFINLSVDFSAIETLTVLKLRWCNFEIPNNTPKGLRLLRTLALMKSKVTPEMIDAIFSNCIHLETLELTRCKTNGVLSINAQNHKKFKNLVLYSMPNRLQIILDAPTLECYKYEGFVRIVDFSKVDALKEAKLLYIQNYNWRYYDSSNMVLADTGAYTGVHVLSTTNIFLEAFKERYLYGEMRSPIFKFFNLKEFCIRFKAPNMCNLYHIAEFLKKCPKVEKVLIDIKKFTFEPGMLWIIHQNSDMASKNYEFNSIKEVTIDGYKNHWHELDIVEFFCGEAKSLKDLKLIMPKNVKKRARRLDYARLDFVRSRFPGVKVEV from the exons atgtcaGAGTCCCCACCTAACAAGATCAAACGACGCATTGTCGAGCTGCCTGAAGATTTCATTGTAGAGCTGCCTGAACATCTGGTGGAGTACATCATATCAACGTGTTTCCCCATCCAATATGTTTTACAAAACCGTGTTGTGTCCAAAACTTTCAGGGAGGCAGCAATTCAATCCCGAGACCTTGATTTCGGCAGGATATATTCCAAGAGACGTAGTCAATCAGAGGTTGTCCGTATCATTGAAGACATTTTTAATCAACACAAAGGATCAGAAATCAACCGATTTGTTCTGATTCTCAATCATCTTGGCTTTGAGAAAAAGGTACTCTCGTGGGTGAAAACATGTCTACGTAAAAACATTCAAGATTTGACGTTAGACTTCTCAAAATCCAAGAAATTTATTAATCTCTCTGTTGATTTCTCGGCCATCGAGACACTCACTGTCTTGAAGCTCCGGTGGTGTAATTTCGAAATACCGAATAATACCCCAAAGGGTTTAAGACTATTGAGGACACTTGCGCTCATGAAGTCCAAGGTAACACCAGAGATGATAGATGCAATCTTCAGCAACTGCATTCACCTGGAGACGCTTGAACTAACCAGATGCAAAACGAATGGGGTGTTGAGCATCAATGCTCAGAATCATAAGAAGTTCAAGAATCTGGTCCTGTATTCTATGCCGAATCGCTTGCAAATCATTTTAGATGCACCTACTCTTGAATGCTACAAGTATGAAGGATTTGTTAGGATTGTTGACTTTTCAAAAGTAGATGCACTTAAGGAGGCAAAACTCCTTTATATCCAGAATTACAATTGGCGTTATTACGATTCGTCTAACATGGTGCTTGCTGACACGGGGGCTTATACAGGAGTTCATGTCCTCTCAACGACAAATATCTTTCTTGAG gcatTCAAGGAAAGATACCTATATGGAGAAATGAGAAGCCcgattttcaaatttttcaaCTTAAAAGAATTTTGTATTCGTTTTAAAGCTCCAAACATGTGTAATCTTTATCACATTGCTGAATTCCTCAAAAAATGCCCTAAGGTCGAAAAGGTTTTGATCGAT ATTAAGAAGTTCACATTTGAACCTGGTATGCTTTGGATAATTCATCAAAATTCAGATATGGCGAGCAAGAATTACGAGTTTAACTCTATCAAGGAAGTCACGATTGATGGCTACAAAAACCATTGGCATGAGCTTGATATAGTGGAGTTCTTTTGCGGCGAAGCAAAATCACTTAAGGATTTGAAGTTGATCATGCCAAAAAACGTTAAGAAAAGAGCTCGCAGACTCGATTATGCAAGGTTGGATTTCGTACGAAGCAGATTTCCAGGTGTTAAAGTGGAAGTTTAA
- the LOC108806470 gene encoding secretory carrier-associated membrane protein 3, which yields MANRYDRNPFAEEEEVNPFANTGSVPAASNSRLSPLPPEPVGFDYGRTVDIPLNNDRSGATQNLNKKEKELQAKEADLRRREQEVKRKEDAAARAGITIEVKNWPPIFPLIHHDIANEIPVHLQRLQYVAFASYLGLVLCLFWNIIAITTAWIKGEGVTIWLLALIYFIAGVPGGYVLWYRPLYRAFRTDSALSFGWFFMFYMLHIAFCVFAAVAPPVVFKGKSLAGILPAVDVLSGNTLVGIFYFIGFGFFCLESVVSIWVIQQVYMYFRGSGKQDELRREAARGALRAAV from the exons ATGGCTAATCGCTATGATCGGAATCCATTCgctgaggaagaagaagtcAATCCTTTCGCT aatactgggagTGTTCCGGCTGCATCGAACTCAAGACTCTCGCCTTTGCCTCCAGAGCCTGTCGGTTTCGATTATGGTCGAACCGTTGACATTCCTCTTAACAATGACAGATCTGGTGCTACACAG AATCTgaacaagaaagaaaaggaaCTTCAAGCCAAAGAAGCTGACCTTAGACGACGGGagcag GAGGTGAAACGGAAAGAAGATGCTGCTGCACGAG CTGGAATAACGATTGAAGTGAAAAACTGGCCGCCTATCTTCCCACTTATCCACCATGACATTGCTAATGAAATTCCTGTTCATCTCCAAAGGCTACAGTATGTTGCCTTTGCATCCTATTTGG GGTTGGTCCTTTGTCTATTCTGGAATATTATTGCCATTACTACAGCTTGGATCAAAGGAGAAG GAGTGACGATATGGCTTCTTGCCCTTATTTACTTCATAGCTGGTGTCCCAGGAGGCTATGTCTTATGGTATCGTCCCCTCTACCGTGCCTTCAG AACTGACAGTGCATTGAGCTTTGGATGGTTTTTCATGTTCTATATG CTCCACATTGCTTTCTGTGTCTTTGCTGCGGTTGCTCCACCTGTTGTCTTCAAAGGAAAATCTCTTgc TGGGATCTTACCTGCAGTAGATGTCTTAAGCGGTAATACATTGGTTGGg ATATTCTACTTCATTGGGTTTGGGTTTTTCTGCCTCGAATCAGTGGTCAGCATCTGGGTTATTCAG CAAGTATATATGTACTTCCGAGGCAGTGGGAAACAAGATGAACTGAGACGAGAAGCAGCGAGAGGAGCCCTGAGAGCCGCCGTATGA
- the LOC108813412 gene encoding uncharacterized protein LOC108813412 yields MEHELPSIKSWKSLVKRRNNPQEGGKSSWKMKPVMALMCTVLLIFWYKTTNIQYEQTQIEETDYPFEMAKESEPVSEKLKGLPFGIIQPRSDLELKPLWSSSTLRSKGGELTNRNLLAMPVGLKQKDNVDTIVQKFLPANFTVILFHYDGNMDQWWDLEWSSKAIHIVAHNQTKWWFAKRFLHPDIVSSYDYVFLWDEDLGVENFNPQKYLRIVKTAGLEISQPALHPNSTEVHHRITVRSRTNIFHRRVYDSRGNMKCSNTSEGPPCTGFVEGMAPVFSRSAWFCTWNLIQNDLVHGWGMDMKLGYCAQGDRSKKVGIVDSEYIFHQGIQTLGGSGYPDKKNSARSGVTRRRGSATFDSRTEIRRQSTWELQTFKERWNRAVEEDKNWIDRSSSTRNRISNNRRFKRSSVISSLVQRKAEESRK; encoded by the exons ATGGAACATGAGTTACCTTCTATTAAATCATGGAAGTCACTTGTTAAGAGAAGAAACAACCCTCAAGAAGGG GGTAAATCTTCTTGGAAAATGAAACCTGTCATGGCTCTCATGTGTACAGTTCTTTTGATCTTTTGGTATAAGACCACAAATATTCAGTATGAACAGACACAG ATAGAAGAAACAGATTATCCCTTTGAGATGGCTAag GAATCTGAACCGGTGAGTGAGAAGTTGAAAGGGTTACCTTTTGGTATCATACAGCCTAGATCAGACTTGGAGTTAAAGCCACTTTGGTCAAGTAGTACTCTGAGGTCAAAG GGAGGCGAGTTGACGAACCGTAACTTGTTGGCAATGCCTGTAGGACTTAAGCAAAAGGATAATGTCGACACTATTGTACAGAAG TTTCTTCCGGCGAATTTCACTGTGATTCTGTTTCATTACGATGGAAACATGGATCAATGGTGGGATCTAGAGTGGAGCTCTAAAGCCATACACATTGTTGCTCATAACCAGACAAAATG GTGGTTTGCCAAACGGTTTCTCCATCCTGATATCGTCTCCAGTTACGATTATGTTTTCCTTTGGGATGAAGATCTTGGAGTTGAGAACTTCAATCCTCAAAA ATACCTGAGGATAGTAAAAACAGCAGGACTTGAGATCTCTCAACCGGCCTTGCACCCAAACTCAACAGAAGTTCACCATAGAATCACAGTCCGGTCTAGAACAAATATCTTCCATAG ACGAGTTTATGATAGTAGAGGCAATATGAAGTGCTCAAATACTAGTGAAGGGCCTCCATGTACCGG ATTTGTTGAAGGAATGGCTCCAGTGTTTTCAAGATCTGCTTGGTTTTGCACTTGGAATCTAATACAG AACGATCTGGTACATGGATGGGGTATGGATATGAAACTTGGGTACTGTGctcag GGTGACCGTAGCAAGAAAGTTGGGATAGTGGACAGTGAATATATATTCCATCAAGGCATTCAAACTCTAGGTGGAAGTGGTTATCCCGACAAGAAG AATTCAGCTCGGAGCGGAGTCACAAGG AGACGCGGTTCTGCAACTTTTGATTCAAGAACAGAG ATAAGGAGGCAGTCAACATGGGAGCTTCAAACTTTTAAAGAACGATGGAACCGAGCGGTTGAGGAAGACAAGAACTGGATCGACCGGTCTTCATCGACCAGGAACCGTATTAGCAATAACCGGAGATTTAAGCGGAGTAGTGTGATTTCAAGTTTAGTGCAGCGGAAAGCTGAAGAGAGTAGAAAATAA